GGTCAATCCAGGCTGTGATGGTGACCTAACCTGGGACTTGGACTCTGAAGAGAGGCGTGGCCTGGGCACTAGCTTACGGCTTAAATGTAACACCTGCACCTACGTGTCCAAAATGTATAGCCTCTATGTCGAAGTAGAATCCGGTTCCAGGGGAAGGAAAGCAGCAGCAATAAACTATGGCCTACAAATAGGTCTCAGTCAAACCCCCATTGGCAGTTCTTCTCTTCGTAAAATCCTCATGTCAACCAACACCCCACCTCCAGCCGAGTCTTCTCTACAAAAAAAACAAGCAACACCATTATGCAAAAAGTAATCACCTTAAACAAGTCTGATATGAAAAAAAGATGTAAGAAATTAGTtgatattaataaattgagggGGACAAAAGTCCAAAAACCATAGGAATTCAGTGCGACGGGATGTATAATAACGCCCTATATTCTGGGGTAGGGGAAACCCCCTTCCAGccagctattcaaaaccaccaTCTAAATAtgctaaatgaaatgaaatttacatgtaaaatacatataattacataaaatgcaCCAGGACATGTGTGACTTGCTGCACACCCCCTGCAACTGGCGGTGAATCCTCTCCTGGTTGATAGAGTGGGACTCCACTACCAAATGCTGGGGGTTCACACACAGCTTGGTATGGCAGAGGTGGCTACTTTCTACATTGTCACGTGGAAACTGACTCCGAGTCAGTTTCCACTCTGCCATAAGGGCAACTCTGTGGGCCTTTTCCACCTTTCTTCCCTCCTCTGGCCAGTAGCCAGAGGGGGAAATCCTACCCCTCCAAATGATGCAGGTGCCCCCTTGGGGGCCCCGTACACTTTTACGATTTACTTCTtctttcaaattatcaaaaaatgcaTCCATTTTATTCTAAAACTGACAAATGGCGCTAAAAATGCactactttcttacacttaccTCATAAACTGGTTCTCGCTACCTCAGTATAGGACAAACACCACCAAATGTTTTCCCATAGACTTCCATACAAATTCCAATcactgtcaattatttattaagccaattttcaaaaaatcagtcaccattcagcaaagttcatcatctccccttcaaaattccaccaaaaaatatatggcttgccgttgcgtttttccttcaaattttggcctgtttacaactagtgtagatccgcactgaatgaaattgtccatccaaatatcacctctccactcagatcttcccttataacttctgtatctttctacatattctgttatgtcacctgtcatttttatcacttatatttcactattaaatTCCATCACAAAGATTTTCTGTTAATGACCAATCAGATCTCCTGTCAACTTTTCTTTTCCGCACAACTTTGGGTGTCCACAATGGCGGCGCCCTGTAGCTAGGCAATTCTGGTGTTTTTCCAACTAGGGCAAGTAAATGTATAAAGGATTTTTGACCAAGTGACGTCATAGACGCCGTGGCTGAGTGGTAGAGAGCCCTTCCTTCAAGCAGGAGATCCGGTTTCAATTCCTACCcgtgtcaatatttttttttttaaatcatactgttaactacatttttcttggcattattgaaaaattaatttctttcaagatactgaagatgaaattatacctgaatacaaataaaaataaataggcCTATGCAATCACAGAACACCAAGAAAATATGCAaggattacagattacattttttaaaattcattgaaaaaaacccaaccaaaatactttattttcggacttgattttatttcaaagtatgaaccagcaaaagataatggagaggaaagtttttccaatgcatctaatgtacagaagaaaagtcagaaaaaatgtgaatccatTAGCTGTTCGTCATTTCCTGCAGAGTAAGAACTTTCTTGTTGAAACCACCACATGATATATTGTGTAGCAAGTGTAGACATGTGTGTCAGTAAATTCACATCCAACAAAATTGTCACCACCAATCTCGGCCACTTCCTGAGACAAAGTATCTACAGACAATTTCAATACCTCTCGACAGAACCAGACCTGTGgtaatggtaattaaatgacagccagtttcaatgtaatgcgggtgtaatggaccatttttgcattacaagtaatgataatgtaatgcatactgtactgcacattatttttcattacatttacactacttcaaatatttgatgatattttgaagatttagaataattcattttattagtgAGATTGACTGAAAcatttgaaacattgatgacaatcaaatgcaatgaataacttaatagatatgtttcctaacattgctgaatattttgtgtacttatgttaatgtataattaaaaatcataatacagaaataatttttctgccatttctttaatatctgacagtatgttatgtaaatgtgtaatgtaaattcactctcaagtaatgtaatacattatatttcaaaataggagtaatggtaatgtgaaaTTAAGGGTAAACTTCAGAGTCGACATGTTTCTTCCAAGCAATATAGTCTTGTTTGGATCCAGTTTTTCCAGTTCTGATATAACTGCCTAATTctgtacaatgtaggtgtcaatctggtccccctattgtgggaatctgtttccacataactgctgtataatctggtaccttgcTATTGGCAGGCACAACAAGGAAGCTATGTATGAATCTGATGGCAGTGATGATAGCATTATATGGATTCTTGTCAATCTGATTCATGTCACCCTTGCCATCAATTTttgctgtacatattatatcatcctgaaattcaaattactccagtattatatcattatcaaaactatatcataaatgaaaggtgaagataacaaacagtgatcaatctcataactcctacatgcaatacaaaatagatagttgggcaaacacgaacccctgtattatgatattaatataaaagttgtactttcatgccctcctgtattttcattgatataaaattcagaaaaattacatttatgtattcggtgggagattgacatgtcttcaactaaacaatagaggacagtttagctacatgtacatttctgcataaataattatatacacaaacatttcatttgaatttgatcccccatctaataatttttgttgtagctaatgttgatatattatcttacttcacaattatcagcaaattcacaaaatatttttatgtttcataCTCTTTCTTGTGGGAGATGtatggaaaaatttaatattcaataatataaaggagataaaaaatatatgcttaaatcatggtagtacccatgaaattcaacattctctgagtgattctatatctaatcccaatgcaggcatgtaagttgtaattgttgaaattaagtttgacatgttttacaatttatcttgaaatatggcacatttaaattataaaaccaaactgttcttatgattttcctggCTTAGTGGTgcttttaagtatttaaaaattattgaatgtaaaaatcattctgacttttctaatccatgtttcCGCGTAcggccaatatatatatatatatgttaattggtttccactttcccaaCCTACCCTAATTAAAAATTTCTGTtgaccctaacacattttttttctatcctcacagattttgcaaatgtcatcactacaacaaaaatatatttattgacttatgaagttatttattatgcactaataccagacagattccaaaacacagaaacagtttttgtttacagtaaattgaagaaatgtatcgattcatcatataacttttatttgattactaaataatcactaaaTTAAGTTTAAACATAGTAGAATACTAGAGTACCAAATCAttcgaaaattattcaacctataaCCCCCCACAGGCCTACCTGTTACCCCAGAGACATATACtattatggaaatatacatctatatacaattatatgtctctttaacctatacaaatactttttagaccatacaatgatacatggaaagttcaaagtgtaaagtgagtcaaacatcatgtaagaaaattcaaatagacccgagaaggtcatgcacttggaattgaaaatggcatgatcgtgaaacagctgatttttctgatcagctgatatacatacaattttaaatcttaacaatatataattataatagataaacaataaatatatgttgacaacagttaacagatttgttgtgggatttccaacagcccAATGCGTGAATATTATGAGTTTATGTCAACACACCACATGCGCACCATACTATTCGTTCCATGCGActtgtttatcatttttaagagcaattggtacacctatttggttatacagtttaacgagtagaggtgaagtatattcatatttctgaAACTTACGTTGAAATGCGATGAGTACATCCTCTGCAACTTCCACGAACAGCGCAAACAGGCTAACGGCGCGGTGTGTGAAAATGGCCGAATGAAGGAgattgaaaaatatggtgtgccattcgggctataagtaaaataacctTATTGCGTATTGGGagagaaaatttctttttcaagatcttattatatattaaaccactcattgcataattatgttttacaatacgttaccacttctaataatatataacgacgttgtatgacgcaatcttaaaaagtagagcaaattataggatttatactagtaatgtaaacCTAAAAATAGTGTTCTTTCACGAACTCTACGTATAAAAACCAGTACATTATAGGAAAAGAACATGTTAGAGgatatttctaacaaaaaattattcactttggacgttaggccgaattttgataaacatggtcttagtcctttatTAGAATGTTTGTTACTATTTCAAGACTTATTTTCCCTTTTCCTTTTCTTcaaaaaatatgattattttgtttatttattttttatctttgatCCCGAACTTTATTTTTGACTTTGATTCCGAACTTTATTAAAACTTTAACTTCCATGCATAACTACTAAACGTGTACGTCActaattgaaaataatttctGTGATCTTATAATGGTAGATAATTATCTTTTCAATGCATGGTATTTCATAGCAACATGGCTGAGTGTTTGAGTCACATACAACATTACAACATTTGTTTTAATGAGAGGggatgtctttttttttttttatcttttatttaattcaatatcaacaaatatataaatcattcatcaacattatttcaatgttctacatattcaaatatatgttatatatcaatgaatttgtagtacaatatataatacaattttaTGCAATAGAGAGGGGGTGTCGTTGCGAAATAACTAGAGAGAAAGTTATCTCATTGCCACAATGGAATGGAATCTACGCCTGTAAGTGACACTACTGAACGAAATGATTGTCAAACTGTTCGAAATATCTAGTTCGGCATTGTACCCATAGTCTAACCAAGGAATGTGGTGTCTGAACTGACGTCCGAGAATGTATCGttatttttactacggataactccgtttacctgatcttgatatagagctcacggcgggttgaccggtcaataggagatgcttactcatcttaggctaggcatctgatcctacTTTTGGTATATCAAGGGGCATGTAtttccccaactctctattttgtatttcttatccAGAGGTGaaaataggagttatgagattgatcactgctcgtttcATGTTATGAACTTTTGTTTGAATGTGTCTGATATTGTTTCCATTTCATAGCATATCAGTCTCCATTTTTATCAATAGTGTGCGCAAAGATGATATTCATATATTGTCACCTTGAAATTGCGCCCAATCTGAATGCATGACACGTTTAAAATGGATTCATTTGCAGTAACATGTATTTACTCATAAACAATGCGAAAATTCAGTAACATCTCCTATGACTAgcatttgacaattttatatatatattctagacATATTTTTGCGCTTCAAGCTGGTAGCAACTTATGACTTATATATCAATGATACGGAATTCATAGGAATGTGGTCAACTCCGGTAATTCGAtataatgttgttttaatttggGTATGCATTAGACTCCAACAGTTTTTATTTAAAGGACTTGTATTTCTTGTGCGACTGTCAATAAATATTCAGCTGGGAACCCACATATACGTGAACTTTTTTTAATAAGTAAGACAACGTtatggttttttaaaataaaaactgcCTTGATATCCAGCTTACGTAGGGTGAAATTGTCATGTGGGGAATGTATGGTAGTTCGTTCGCAGTCAACACATGGGTTAGTGTTGTTTCGGTGTTTAACTGCAATGATTATAATTATACTCATGAATTTGACGTGtaatttcacacaaaaattgtAGTACATTTTACCATGGCAGCCCTTAACCTTCTTGTGCAGTtttcaatgaaagatgaagataaagaacaatgatcaatcacataactcccacaagcaatacaaaatagatagttgggcaaacacggacacctggacacaccagaggttggatcaggtgcctagtaggagtaagcatcccctgtcgaccggtcataccaaCCATGAGCCCTATCTCTTGATAAAGAAAAcagaataatccgtagtcaaaatcagtatgctacgaacgccctaacaatcggtatgaaacacatcagacaacatttgacacaatgatgcATTGTATGTAGTATTGGCAAATTAATAGTAGCggccgtagaatttgcgaaatactgactttaaacgagactgttgaaacccatgtaacataAACTTGTATGTctgtagcctgtctcgatttaaaaactgatcatacacagaacaagctcttgcatatcgaagttgagagatataaacaccatatacaggtgataatgggttACTGGTAAATAAGTATGGGTAGTTGACAATATGTCAGAAAAGTAATAGGTACTCTGATGGTCAATTACTACACAAAAGGatattcaaaaaagaaaatatatgtgAATAATGTATATTCTTAGCTTTTGTTcttgaaaatatcaaattttgagaaaaGGCCTATTGGTTATCCATGGGTCTAGCTCTTTGTTTGAAGTAAAATATAAAGATAATTAAACTCGCGTCAGTAAGATGCCGCCCATTATATATTTCCCACTGTAGGCTCTAGTGTAATTTtgattgttataaaatttacgATATGAAACAGAAGAACCTTGTCTCGTTGTCAACAGAGCTTACCAATTCTTTTGGAATACAATCATGTCGACAAACCAGGATTCTGTAAAAGCAAGCTCAGCTGGAAATTATTAAAAATTGATGGAGAAATCACAGATTAATCAAGTGCTGAGAGAGTATGCCAAATATCAACTAGCAAATTACTCATCATGTCTGGCGTAACAAAGATAATTTGCAACACTATATATTATTACGAAAAAATGTCCAAATTGGCCTCCATACATCCTTACCGATATATTTAGATTTTGAGCAACTAGCCGCCATGTCTGCTATTTCTAAATTGGATGGAAAAGTTGCATTGATTACAGGTTTGTCGTAACAAAATGTTACAATTAtatgattttatgatatttggtctctacagcccagtagttaagtacatcgttactagcttgaaaatacggatgcatatttaattgctgttataaaatttagaaattcatttcaaaattaaggattatctccctcacgcatagctcttatccttagacgaatttgactccacttgtttggcactctgtttttccctaaaaatagctctaaaacttcattgttatttcggatttcaaacatttcggttgagcatcactgaagagacattatttgtcgaaatgcgcatctgctgcatcaaaattggtaccgtacaagtcttacattatgacccctggagCGAGACCTCtcctggtggactgttagtccccgagggtctctacagcccagtagctgaGTACTtagttactagcttgaaaatacggatgtatatttaattgttgtgataaaatttagaaattcatttcaaaattaaagattatctccctcatgcatagctcttatccttagacgaatttggctccacttttttggcactctgtttttgcatcaaatagctctagcaagtttattgttattttggatttcaaacatttcggttgagcatcactgaagagacattatttgtcgaaatgcgcatctggtgcatcaaaattggtaccgtataagttttacattcacattatttccttgtggacaaGTCAAATTtcctacaatgtatatattatcaTTGCATCCGTATTGAAATGCAGTACCTAGAGTCCTGATTCAGTTGCCTACGAAAAAGGGTacttaaaaatatattgtttgtatTATGGTAATTGTTTTCTAGAATCATGACCCTCACGGACAAAATTTAGTGGTCGGGTTgcaaaaacatataaaacagcATTATTTCATAACCTATTAACAATCACAAACAATCGGAAATACCTGAGccaaattgatcactgatcacATTACTCTAAATATTAAAAGTGCACAACAATGCTCCTTGATGGATGGCTTGACAACTCTTGACACTTCTGATATAGGTCTGCACAGGGTTTCCTGATTACTCTGCGAGGACAAAACTCATTCAATATTCTTTAGAATGTCCGCAAATTGACTGCCTTGGGATTCAATTCTTCTCCAGCGCTAGCATAGATTTTGAAGATACCTACCTTTATATTGTATGAGGGTAAAAGAAGAACTTTTGAGTCTGTGGTTTAGTAAACGTTTTTGCAGAGGAAACCATTGTCTATAGTAAAGCAACCCAGAAATTTGTTCACTGTTTGCGTATGTCAAAATATGGGATGTGGGGTTTAGCAAATCATCAATGAACATGTGGAATTAAACCTTACACATCTAAGGATTTCACTATTGCCAAGATCTTCTCAATAAGACGTAAAATACATTATCCATACATACTCATCTTTCcttgaaataaaattctttaaatgaCTTTCTTTGCCTTTAACCttgtatttctctatatatgtgaaagctgaagataacgaacagtgaccaatctcataactcctatgaagaGCGTAAGCGCCTGATCCACGATAAGCAAATGAGATTCATTCACGATATCATATTCTTCAAATTCTTCAATAGTCGGTTAAAGAGTttatagtcggttaaaaagctTATTACCCCATgttacttgtttattgtaaataGGTCCGATTTTAAGTACGAATTGCTTACCTACTTACCTCAATGAACAATTCTTTGCATAAAATCCGATATTCTATTAATGTAGAAAACATCATGCTACTTTTCTTAGGGTCGTTTTAATAAAACTATTGTAGATCGGCTAGTACACGTTTGCTTATACTTTTGTATACAATTCTACCTTAGCTGAGGAACTTTCTTTGCGATGTTTCTCCGCTTTgtatactttcttaaaacatGGAGTATAACGGCTACACTCCATCACTGTGTTGTGTGTAATTTCCAGGTGCCAGTTCCGGTATTGGGGCAGGAACAGCCATTTTGTTTTGTAGGCTTGGTGCGAAGGTATCCATCACAGGCAgaaatgttgacaatttagCTGAAACGGCTGCCCagtgtgaaaaagaaaatggaaaaaggGTTAGATATTACTGTAAATTTATTGTCGTTGCCATACACTTGAAAGTAGTTTGGGAAATGAAGTGTTGCCACATCGCTCTCTTTGTTCTTTTAGCCGTTGACTCTTAGCGGTGATTTGACAAAGGAAGATTTTGTTAAGCGACTTGTTGACGAAACAGTAAAACATTATGGAAAATTGGACATTCTGGTATGTACGAGTGTAACATATTTGGTTgaacacactacatgtacactaaATTTATGCTGTAGCATGCTTATGATCAGCATGGATAATAATTGaataacatgtatacatactTTGAGAATAAGCCAAAATGAACTTTTTATAAAGCTTGAAAATGCATTCTATTTCATTCCAtgaatatctttattttcaagttcTTCTTCAAAATAATAGGTCAATAATGCAGGGATATTGAAATCTGGAAGCATTGAAACAACATCACTGGAGCAATATGATGAATGCATGAATACCAACGTCAGGTAATATATAAATGTGAATACACAATTTGTACAAAACATCATATATGTCTGTACTTTCGGATTACAGAACTAGCCATATACACACAACAGCAGATCGAGGAATATGTAACAAATACTAATGTTATGGTTTATAACTGATCGTTATTTACTGAATGGTTGGGAAATAGCATCTCTGTTCTACTTTGATCACCAGAAATAACGTGTTTGTGAGACTGTTAGTTCGATAATTTGTTAAGTTTGATTTATCTCCCTTTTTATGGATAAGCGTGATTAAAGCAATGTCATGCGTTGATGATTAAAAGTTTGTGTTAAACTATTGTAAAAGTATGGTTTTAGTTATCACCAGAAAGTTTGATAGAACTCGCCTGGTAAACCATCCAAGCCTGGCGATTTATTATGTTGTAACATTTTGACAGCTTCATCACATTCCTTCATTGACGGAACCTCATCTAATTCTAATTTTTGTTTTTCGTTAACTATATTTAATATAGTGGTACTATCTAAGTAGGATTTAATGTTATTATCGTCAATATTCGATGATTTGTATAATTTTGTGTAGAAatcacacattttacctaaataAGCATTACAGTTGGTGGTAATATTATCTTCATATTTGATACGTTTGATAATATTATTTTCTTGGTGAGAAGATTTAAGTTTGATGAAAAAAAGGAGTTCGTTTCTCCTTCATCTATGCATTTCGCGTGGGATTTAATCTGTGCACCTTTGcctttttatttatcaattctTTTAATTCTGACGCTAATTTCCGctttttattcatatcaattgatgtcacgtttgattcacttttaccttacgtcaaaaGACAATTAGGTCCGCATCATATTAGTACAAAattttactctgttccattgagagttttacatacaatatttgAAGAAGTCACAGCTAGTctacacctgaatatagactgaactatatgattatggatgtttccaatcacaggctctttaaataACGACGGATCATGAATGATATTCCTTCACAATCACGccgcaattttttttatgctcaaatttacaaaggaatagatgccgtcaacaaaagcaacattctttgtcataaaagggttcagtcgtgtattccaacttatttcaagttcaagtctctACCTATTATTTCCTACCAATATACTTCTGCTTTTACATCCAAACTGTCTATTTATAAACACattttgcagtgcctagatatagtttatcttatacttaatctacgtgttcttgttcttaatcttctttcaactatagtccagctggacatgtcattactggtgatattGACATAGTTGAAAATCAGTActtcaaatcacttattctaaaaggtcctaaatacagagaacatcggtctttcaattggcgacataatttcatctctattatgaattctgtcgaagattatgccaaacgatgggctaaatatgaagaagaaaaacttcatacattgtcagaatggattaaaagtatgtGAGGAATTTTTAAATCCCccattagacatatcaaaacaaaagtacataccatttatcattctgtgtttagtaaaccagaagtggtaaaagaattagataggttacatgaggaatatgtattgattccagctgacaaagcttgtaataacattgtcttagtttgtaaggctcattattacaactgcattttaaacgaacttgacattaattccacttttggtaatcgtacttatactccaactgcttCATAAGATGGGATCATGTTTTAAATCTATACAGGCTATCGACaaaacaagttgatgctactgcgatttcaacagtctcgtttaaagtcaccatttcgcaaattgtatggtacAGACTACAGtccctgaagcgtgctactacacctccaaagcgtttcgtttcgttccgtgcagaccattcaccgtttcgtgcagacagttcagcgtttcgtgcaaaccgttcaacgttccgtgcagaccgtttaccgtttcgtgcagaccgttcatcgttccgtgcaaatcgtttcgtgcaagaatTGTTCCGTGTATGATCAAACCACGCCCATAGAAACGTGCAGATGGTTCAAATCACGCCCTTAGAAACGTACAGACCATGCAAGTCATTTCGGCATGGGATATAGGACAGTTaaacattgttgggaatttgaccaattatttcaaaatgtctccAAGACGGGctttcaacagtgaaaatctgcaaataatcgaaagaaaacagtttattaTAAAACTACCAGGTAGAGCAAAATTCGATACTATTTTATCACACTTGATAGTTTCTAACAAGTGCAGAGATATGTAAATATCTgccctcatttttttttttttatttattttttttttatttgcatgtaggaataatttatttgtcttgttacatttgtatgatcaagtttctcttattaaataaaaagtattttcatgaaaatcgtttatcggaactgtctgcataatgcaaagaccgacctgtgtataacttgtatattctacGCAAAATCCAAGGTCCTTTTTTTACCACAATACTAGAAGTCAGTTAAtccgggtatttgaaattaacattcttACAGAAGGTGTGAAAATCGGCGGGAGCAATTGAAGTATGACAAAAGAGgtgttttgtctctcaaaaatgaatgcagtttaaattgaggcaaatgcaacaatctaattaaaattggatgttagatccgctcgtaTATCTGTTGACCATTGCTGTAGTttgtaattatttgttttatatattcatttatatgatttatttctcaatctatttcaatcatattttgattgtttctttttgttttgtatcttCCCTTCTTATCCAAGGTGACAGGTTCTTAACAACTGGCTAATTCTATGTCTAGATGCACCCCCTCCCGCCCGAGAATATGTTCCAGTCTTACGAGAATTCtttaatcattttatctgttgtcacacacatatgtaaaaatgtataggtttattcaagatatgtttttgagaagaggcctggaatatacaaattgcacaCGTGTTTTAACGGCACtcagattgaatgtacaaaaatagcgatACAGACGcgactttttcaatgaatttaacagagcaatgaataaataaagttgaataataaatatcCCATGAcgatacaatttatgcatcttttccctttatttccgaagttaaaaaatattcatttcgtTTTATTCCAACGTCTTCGTAAGTCATTATACTATtccttgtttaaactaaccccaggatgaaacaaataatgccggaaaaaaatcaaagcgtgcaggTCATGCTtagcgtttcgtgcagaccgttcacaaccCTCTCCCCgcccaaaaatatttcaatctttcCTGACGAGAAATTTCTTTAAATCGCTTCATCTGTTTTCATACAcgtacacatgtgtataaaatgtataggtttattcaacATCTGTTTTTGGGAAGAGGactggaatatacaaattgcaaagGTAATTTAACGACACTcaaaatgaatgtacaaaaatagcgaaacagaggcaaccatttcatattcagtttctatgaatttaatagagcaatgaatcaataaaatttgattaatcaatattccGTGACGATatgatttttgcatatttttctttta
Above is a genomic segment from Ostrea edulis chromosome 3, xbOstEdul1.1, whole genome shotgun sequence containing:
- the LOC125674769 gene encoding uncharacterized protein LOC125674769 isoform X2 — protein: MYSSHFNDDIICTAKIDGKGDMNQIDKNPYNAIITAIRFIHSFLVVPANSKVWFCREVLKLSVDTLSQEVAEIGGDNFVGCEFTDTHVYTCYTIYHVVVSTRKFLLCRK
- the LOC125674769 gene encoding uncharacterized protein LOC125674769 isoform X1, whose amino-acid sequence is MYSSHFNDDIICTAKIDGKGDMNQIDKNPYNAIITAIRFIHSFLVVPANSKELKPDLLLEGRALYHSATASMTSLGQKSFIHLLALVGKTPELPSYRAPPLWTPKVVRKRKVDRRSDWSLTENLCDGI